DNA from Mucilaginibacter mallensis:
CGCCATTACCTAGGGAGTTGATACCGCCATACAGAGAGTTATTATTATCATGCGATACCCAACGGGCCATCAATAAACCATTTATTTGAGCGGAGGGGCTCCATGGTGCCATGTCATTACCTGCATGTACACCTACTTCTAATTGCCAGTATGAGCCTAATTTAAAAGTTGCCTGTGCACCGGTAAAGGTGTAGGGGTCAACGGTAAACATTAAGGAGTGTGAGTATAGGTAGTTATCTGTTGCCCATTGTGCTTCAATATCTGCTGGTGATATAAAACGGCCTACTTTTAATAGCATTCCATCGGCTATTTTAGGGAAGTAGATCAAGCCATACATTTCAGCCGGATCGAAGCCATATTTGTTGTTGTTACCAAGTAACTGGTTGCTGAAATAGCCCTTACCTGTAGTATACCTGTAATCGGTACCAAAAATGGTGGTAACCAGGAAACCGGCAGAAACATGATCGGTTTGAACCGTGTTTGGTTGCAGGTCGAATTTTAATCCTACCTGATCGAGCACTACGTTATTTGGTATAAGATCATAAGATGTTGGGGCATTTGAGTTCTTTGAACTACTGATATTAGCGCCCGGATCGATCCAGCCATAGATCCTGAATTTGGTATGGGTAAGGCCAAGTGCCTTTTGCATAGGATATAGTGGTGCGGTGCCATCAGAGCCAATTAGCGGACCGCCATCCCAGTCGCTTGTTGGGAACGGTGGATCAGGAAGTGGGGAAGGTAGGGAGCGTTTTACAGAATCTTTTGTGTTGCTTACGGATTGAACTGCTGTTTGGGAGAATACTTTAATTGTGACAGCAGATAGCAGCATAAAAGTAATTAGATGTTTTTTCATTTTTCTATATTTTATATTTCGATGTTCACTGATTGTATTTATGAACATTCGCTATTATGCCACTCTTGTGCCAGCAATGGTGTTGTTATTAAATCGCTT
Protein-coding regions in this window:
- a CDS encoding outer membrane beta-barrel protein, which encodes MKKHLITFMLLSAVTIKVFSQTAVQSVSNTKDSVKRSLPSPLPDPPFPTSDWDGGPLIGSDGTAPLYPMQKALGLTHTKFRIYGWIDPGANISSSKNSNAPTSYDLIPNNVVLDQVGLKFDLQPNTVQTDHVSAGFLVTTIFGTDYRYTTGKGYFSNQLLGNNNKYGFDPAEMYGLIYFPKIADGMLLKVGRFISPADIEAQWATDNYLYSHSLMFTVDPYTFTGAQATFKLGSYWQLEVGVHAGNDMAPWSPSAQINGLLMARWVSHDNNNSLYGGINSLGNGDYTRQHDDLQMVVATWGHKFNETFHMMTEAYYMWQYHALTGGTVINGPAQQFLTGVGPGNLIPGTENAIGIVNYFQIFVSPKNYFSIRNDALNDPQGGRTGYATWYSSHTIGFVHYFNDYIRIRPEIRYERAYADGITPYDNGTKKDQYTAAMDLIVRF